cgacaaacttgggcattttagcaccagggggttcgaGATTGATCAATAGgcaccatctagcgttgaaagagacgaactattccacgacaaacttgggcgttttagcaccagggggtttgaggtcgaaaaattagcggcatctagcgttgaaaataacgaactataccacgacaaacttgggcgattTATCATCCGGATTTACAATGTGTTCGGAACATTGTCAAAACGCTGGCGGCCTTACGAAGAGATAGCATGCATTTTATAGCTAAGAAAATAATAGGGAGtgaaaaagaaaggtaaaacttATGAGAACATGGAGAATTCTTCGAAatcatatcatttattgccatatatttacgttatacaaagttttaatacatataaatgtactatattatattatatcatttcAGAAGTCGTCAGCAACggacagcagtggtcagcagtggcatGCAGGGGCTAGTagagaccagcaggggcaaAAAACTGACAAAGACAAAGAGAAacagacacatgctctctttctcgattctgtgAAGCTTCCCGAAATAATTTcgaaccgcctcgtggagttgagaaagaaaggctcacatttgccttctcgctcttaacaactgaaatccgacctcccgtcaacaggtcactggcctctgctgaccgctgcagaccactcctggaatttttgacaacgtataacgattacgactagctactgttagtctctaccAGTCTCTGCTgactgctgctgaccactcctggaatttctgacaacatattacgattactactgacgtctgccagcctccgctggcctctactgaccgctgctgaccacttctgttacttctgacaacgtataacgactaCGATtgactactgttagtctctaccagcctctgctggcctctgctgaccaccgcttatatttctgacaacgtataacgattactactgacttctgcctgcctccgctggactctgctgaccgctactgaccactcctgttacttctgagaaCGTATAAAGAttatgactggctactgttagcccctcccagcctctgctggcccctgctgaccaccgcttatatttctgacaacgtataacgattacaacttgctactgcctgcccctgctggactctgcttgccactgcttgccactgcaagcctctgctgaccacagctgaccacccctgatgcttccgacaacttataacgattactacttgttactgcttacccctgctgaactttcctggcctctgccgaacgctactgaccactgcaggtatttctgataatgtataacgattaatacttactactgcatgcccctacaagtctctgcttgcctttacagctttctgcttgcctgtgcatgcctttgctggcctctgctaaacactgctgaccacccctgatgcttctgacatcgtataacaattattacatgctactgttctcccctgctgatctctgcttgccactgcatgcctctgctcgtctctgctgaccgctgctgaccacctctgatgcttctgacaacatataacgcttactacttgctactattcgcccctggtgatctctgcttgccactgctggcctctgctgaccaccgcttatatttctggcaacgtacaacaattactacgactcctgccttcctctgttgacctctgccagcatcccctggcctaagctggcctctactgaccgctgctgacctttgcagaccaccgtttatatttctggcaacgtacaacgattactactgcctaatgccaccctctgctgacctctgccaacatctcccgatgtcagctgaccatcgctaaccatcgctgaccactgttgaccgttgctgacaaattgtaacacgatgtaatataatataatatgtttatatgtattaaagtgttgtataatgtaaatctatgacaataaatgatataatttcaaagtattcaatgtgttctcatcattttttaccgtccttttcatctccaaatcattctcttacctataagatgcgtaccatcttcttcgcaagttctccagcattttagaaatgttccgggaactttggaaatccgaatttgaccttgaccttggcccagtttcgaaagtgggtcaaggccattcgaatcttagaaaaattccggccgcttcgaaaatccggatggccttgacccaatttcgaaagtaggtcaaggccattcgaaatttcagaaatcttccggccgacttggaaacccggatggccttgacccaatttcgaaagtgggtcaaggccattcgaaattttagaaatcttccggccgacttggaaatccggatggccttgacccactttcgaaattgggtcaaggccattcgaaattttagaaatcttccggccgacttggaaatccggatggccttgacccaatttcgaaagtgggtcaaggccattcgaaattttagaaatcttccggccgacttggaaatccggatggccttgacccaatttcgaaagtgggtcaaggccattcgaaatttcagaaatcttccggccgacttggaaatccggatggccttgacccaatttcgaaagtgggtcaaggtcaccggcatttcagaaaacgctccgggcgctttggaatttcagttttaagtagagaaacggttttttataactaagggaataatggggagaggaaaagaaaggtaaaagtgatgagaacacatagaattctttgaaattatatcatttattgtcatagatttacattatacaaagtcttaatacatgtacatcatgttagaagttgttaacaaaggtcagcgtggtcagcaggggccagcagaggtcagcagagggatgcagaggcatgcagagactagcaggggcaagcagtagcaagttgtaatcgttatacgttgccagaagcatcaagggtggtcagcagaggtcagcagaggctgggagaggctgacagtagcaagttgtaatcgttatacgttgccagaagcatcgggggtggtcagcagaggcatgcagtggcaagcagagatcagcaggggcgaacaatagcatgtagtaattgttatacgatgtcagaagcatcaggggtggtcagcagtattcagcagaggtcagcaaaggcatgcacaggcaagcagaaacctgcaaaggcaagcagagacttgtagtggcatgcagtagtaagtattaatcgtcatacattatcagaaatacctgcaatggtcagtagcgttcggcagaggccaggaaagttcagcagagacaagcacacgctgacagaaatcagcaaagaccaacagaggttagcagaagtcagtagtaatcgttataggttgtcagaaatataagagatggtcagcagaggccagcagtggcaagcagaaatCACCAGAGGCGaatagtaacaagtagtaagcgttatatgttgtcagaagcatcagaggtggtcagcagcggtcagcagagacgagcagacgcatgcagtggcaagcagagatcagcaggggcgaacagtagcatgtagtaattgttatacgatgtcagaagcatcaggggtggtcagcagtgttcagcagaggccagcaaagatatgcacaggcaagcagaaacctgcaaagtcgacaaaggcaaactgacacatgccctctttcccgATTcttcgaagttgcccgaagtaatttcggaataatcgagaaagagagtatgtgtcagtttgcctttgtcgactttccgaaactccacgagctcacgtacgcgtgatctggcatagtgtgaataGTACTCAATCTGACATCTCTGCCTCTGCCATCTAGTAAGTTCATAGTTCATGATAGATTGTTGTTTGGCTATAGTGAAACGTGTCAGATACGTATTTGACAGTATTTACCCTAAGGATACTGTACAGTGTACTGTAAAGTAATTATTCAAGGTAATTGTATACGTTCATAATCACATTAGGTAACAAATGCTCtttatttttagttactttTGAATATTTCGTTTAAATGAAAAAGTATGAACCAGTAGGTTAACTCTGTAACATTTCAGATGATCACGGACGTGCAACTGGCTGTTTTTTGCAACATCCTTGGTGCTACCTTATTCTGTTTAGTATTCTTCTTTCATTATATAAATGCAAACTACTCGAAATGAAGAAATACGACATTACTTTTAAACATAACCTTAAGTATGTCAGCATGAATTTTCGCTCGTAAAGATGGAGTTGCATATCTACATATTGTATTTGAAGCTGTACGAATGATGTCTATTACTTAATGTAAATGTTTTtaagtttataaatatattcgaCATTAAATAACGATATCTTTCCTGTATCCCAATTTActgtataattataaaatatatgcaAAATGAACGTTAATCGCGGGAAAACCAATATTATGGCTGATGCAAACATCAACTACTCTATCCTTAAATGTATTAATTTCTAAATTATGTAATTTATTCCTTCCTGTGTAAAGTAAATAGCAAATCATAataaacaatttaaattaaacagtCTACGGGAGTCTACGTGTCACGATTAGGTTCTATCTTCAAGTGATACCTTTAATCGTGAAGTTAGTCACTAGAATCTTGAAATTATATATAGTAAAAGGATTGTCTTGTGTATGCACAGTTGCATATAGAAAATTCACAATACAGTTTTGGACATTTTACGTGTAAATTTAGAAAAGTTAACCAGCAATGACCGACGATTCCAATGGGGAATCCACGTTCGAATTCGTTGAAAGGAAGGCGGATGAATCCTCCGCATCTGGAGAAATCATGTATACAGGTAAGACTGAAGGCAAACATAAACACCTGCGTATCTGTCAAATATCCTTACGAATCGAAAATTTGCATTTACTCGAATAAATTCTCGCAATTCTCTATGCAATAGAAATAAATGTAATTATAAAATACGTAAAAATGAAAAGACACAACATCTTTTAATCACGAACAACGAACCAAGAAACGAATTCGGAAATGTATCCTACAATACAAGAAGCACATTACAAACTATCgataatgatttaaaaaaaaaagtttactaAATAGTTTACTAAATACGATAAATTTAATTCTATGGCTAGAATGAAGATAATTCTTTGATCAAAAGCATGATTCTTCAACATGAACATTTCATTGCAATATGGTTAATTTgttgtaaataataataaagacaATATAATTTTCAGATTCTCTTAGCAGCTTATCTTCGTCTACATCTATGTTAATGCCATTAGGTGCATCAATGTCTACAGGGAATTTATTATCAAATGTAGCACCACCTAGTGCATTGCCTAGCTTTGTTTCAAACTCAGGGTCCTTATTATCAGACAAACCTCCCCATAATGTGGAACCATCTGTGCAAAAGAAACATGAGCCTAATAAATCAATGTTAAATACTATTGTTCAATCTAAGCCTTTACAGCAAGAAACATATCAAGTGGCTCCAGCCATTACTGCAGCTCCGTCCATACAAAATGTACAAACCATAATGCAAACAGAGAGTCCAATACAGGATTTGGGAATGGTTGGAGGTGGTTTACTATCATGGGTTAAAGAAACGGTAGTAAACAGTAATGTTTTAAGCAAAGTTGCAGAAAAAGCAAAGAATAGTGTTACCACCATGATCACAACGTTAGATCCCCAGATGCGTGAGTTCATTTGTAAGTAAGAAAGTTACTAATCCAGACATGCAAGTAAAAATGCAagtcaaaatatattttttctatttatAAATATGTTTATCTTACTAATACTCtgcttcataaatattattcacaAATGTGTGTCACTGTATGTGTAATTATGTTATTGCATCATAACTGAGGGGAGTATATATATGTACCATGTTATTTTTGGATGAACTGTTGGGCAAACTTCATTCATTGAGCTGCACTATTGAGCACTGCCTCAACTGTCATTTACAGTACAAAGTATTGAATATTattgataaatgaaaatatttagttcatattttatttatgaAGTGATCTAATTTGTGAAGTTCTTATACAAATGTATTGGTGATGCAAATTTATCATATAAGAAACTACTTTATACACAGATACAAAAACATGTCAGTTTCATTGCTTGCATTGGAAGTGCAGGAATTAATGATTTAGTCTTGTGACTTAAGCAACATTAAAAATTAGATTTTTTAATCGAACGTAACATTGTACCTATATAtaacgttataaaaaaatttttaacaatGCAAAACAATATATTATAAACTATAGCATTGAAACCACAAACATATTATGGAAATGAAAGTTTCAGAAATTAAATATAAGTTTTATACTGTTCGCGCGTGAATAGTGGTTCTGCAACATGTTAGTTAATGTACAAGAGTACACACGAACTCTGTTAAAAATGTACATTTCAGATTCTGGTGGTGATGTAGAGATTGTGGTTGCTTCGGATAAAGACGTGAAAATAAGTCCTGTACGTCAAGCTTTCCAAACAGTTTTTGGAAAAGCAACAGTGATGtaagaaataataaatacagTAGTTCAGTGTTTCTCGAACCAAAGtccttaaatataaataaagtatTAATTTATCGAAAAAATGTATAGTTTCTAGcggatgaagtttgagaaagacTGCATTAAGACGTTCGCGACGGGCCTGAATTTGTACTAGTGCAATGTACCGTCGGTGGTTCGGCCTATCGTGaccgtattaaaaaataatatatacataataataaatatctgGTTATTTTTACAGCGGTGTGCCAGTTGATAGTTCAGCCGTTGCTGCTCAACCAGTTGGTTTTGCGGCCGGAGTAAAAGGCG
The Colletes latitarsis isolate SP2378_abdomen chromosome 14, iyColLati1, whole genome shotgun sequence DNA segment above includes these coding regions:
- the LOC143350290 gene encoding protein PRRC1-like isoform X2, with the translated sequence MTDDSNGESTFEFVERKADESSASGEIMYTDSLSSLSSSTSMLMPLGASMSTGNLLSNVAPPSALPSFVSNSGSLLSDKPPHNVEPSVQKKHEPNKSMLNTIVQSKPLQQETYQVAPAITAAPSIQNVQTIMQTESPIQDLGMVGGGLLSWVKETVVNSNVLSKVAEKAKNSVTTMITTLDPQMHSGGDVEIVVASDKDVKISPVRQAFQTVFGKATVIGVPVDSSAVAAQPVGFAAGVKGAEERINSARNIPTLPKDIPIIAVENFLLEVGEDKWYDLGVILLNDPKNNVNLQTFTQMTPVPSQIVTMAQDGTPENYNLKWSGLSVTVGSLMASNLQVSHNEWHHALTGVSRRDLILLAVQSLAGIYKNTINPV
- the LOC143350290 gene encoding protein PRRC1-like isoform X1, producing the protein MTDDSNGESTFEFVERKADESSASGEIMYTDSLSSLSSSTSMLMPLGASMSTGNLLSNVAPPSALPSFVSNSGSLLSDKPPHNVEPSVQKKHEPNKSMLNTIVQSKPLQQETYQVAPAITAAPSIQNVQTIMQTESPIQDLGMVGGGLLSWVKETVVNSNVLSKVAEKAKNSVTTMITTLDPQMREFIYSGGDVEIVVASDKDVKISPVRQAFQTVFGKATVIGVPVDSSAVAAQPVGFAAGVKGAEERINSARNIPTLPKDIPIIAVENFLLEVGEDKWYDLGVILLNDPKNNVNLQTFTQMTPVPSQIVTMAQDGTPENYNLKWSGLSVTVGSLMASNLQVSHNEWHHALTGVSRRDLILLAVQSLAGIYKNTINPV
- the LOC143350292 gene encoding dolichyl-diphosphooligosaccharide--protein glycosyltransferase subunit 4-like, which codes for MITDVQLAVFCNILGATLFCLVFFFHYINANYSK